Below is a genomic region from Eupeodes corollae chromosome 1, idEupCoro1.1, whole genome shotgun sequence.
gagtggttctatctcacTTACAGAGGAATTACcttcgtcatcgccgttttataatttggagaatTGGTCTTTCcgtattctcaacatagactgctgTTCCTCTGATTGTCCTTagaggcttcggttcgtggcttgtatccatgggagtttttttaaactttaggtaaaatttacgaacctcattcctgttgtgaaatccctctatctcctcgatcgcgagcttctcatgctctctttttttccatctaagaggccggtgttcctctctcctcttctgctcgtagagcagctctggtcctcctgtgcaacgccgttttgtatgactgttgtttcgctgcgtgcgcttgtcgGCATGgatgtcaatctggttgacggttgattgatcaggagatttccatgtccccttgtggatattgagatgtgtgaactgcgtactagctaccagaacgtctcgccacgcagcgaaatcgatcagcctgaatccgttgtcgttggcattaaaatctcctaagacaatttgaatgtcatagccagggcactgctcataagtcttgcccgagagctcgaagaatatgtctttggtctCTTTATCTTTCTCCtatgttggggcatgcgcgtatattaggcttatgttggcgaattcagccttgatgcggaCTGTCGTGATatgctcgctcacactgttgaaacttaagactttttgccttagtatagttccaacaacaaatccacacccaaatagacgctgcctttgttctcggtagcagtcgccgaaGTATATatcacagtcttttagtttgcgtttgcccggtctattccatcgcacttcttgcatggcggtaatatctgccttgcagcagtttagggcttctgctagttgttcggctgcacgtagtctgttaagggacctaactttccacgtacagatcccaagttcgttgtccttatttcgtttgcgtgggttgtcaaaaGTGAacccgtccgtatccgaggcttgttggtgcttcacagataaaggtattttttacgtggccaggaagtcaacccgacggcacaacccacAACTTAGAGGACCAGATCCTTAGAATAACTCCAacgacggggagccggataaaccgctcttacaggcctgggctctgaataagtcgtagaagccctataaggtgttcactaagttgttcaaccttactggaactgtagacgccaccgttgattccatctcaagaattcgtccgcttccgtctggataaggagaggtgcctcaTGAAAATACCTTTACAAttagttaacaaaaaaatacacttaAAGCCACTACTTTAGGGAATCTCGAAAAATTTGGGAACACAATTTAAGTATTTCAGAAATGTAGCACTTGCTCAGAACTCAATGATAAGCTACTAAGCTTTATGTACCGAGAACCTGCTCCGACcaaaaatcttaattaaaataaaaagaaatttcaatttttaacagttttataGTATCATCATTTTCACAGtatattcaatataaaatatcggtaaatatatcaaaattaattgagagtaaaaaaaaagaatatgatttttaatcaaaattttattcaatattctgCAATAATTGAAGAATATAAGAACCAAGATCTTCGTCTTGATTTGTCCATGAGACCGAAACTATTTTCTGTGACTGATCAGTTTCGTTTTCATCTACTTGCACTTCAACACTCTCGACGGTTATAATGCAATTTTCCTGGAATGTAACCGTCCAATCGGTAAGCTTCTCCTGAAgagtggaaaataatttttctgctGTCCTTAGTTTTGGTCCTGCATCATCCAGTttaacttttgaagtgaatttcaTGACGTGCCGACTGATCGATTGTTCCTTCAGACCCTCGGTAAGATTCATTAatagtattttgttttctttcatgacaagaactccGTGGACAAGACGACGTCTCTTTGGATCTGGCGGTTGAGCATTGTACATTTTAGTCTCGGCTTTTAGCAGCGACAGAGATGCATCGACTGGAATTTTCACCGGGGTGTTAATTATACAAGTTTCACCATTGGCCGGCATGAAACAGTCGATTTTGAATTCTTCCTTGAtcttttctaacaaaaatttcattcGGTCTGCTTCTCCATGCACCAGAAGCACGTTTTTGGGTTCGCAATTTTGAATGAGTTGCATTATACCTGAAATGAGTTCATTCCATCGTTATAGTGTTCCcttaaccaaaaagaaaaataaaacttaccttTTGCATCTGCATGAGCACTGAAACTCATGTACTCTACAGACATCTTCACATCCACCATTTGTCggttttcgaactcaattttcttcGCCCCTGCTAGGACCTTATGTCCGACTGTTCCCTGTACACAGTAACCGGGCATTATCACCATGTTGTTCTCATTCGGAGCCCACTTCTTGAATATCTGAAGCGAGAGTCCTGCGTGCAACATGCCGGGTGTTGCAAACACAACCATTGCCCCTGGGTTGTCAATGTATcccttgtcaaaggctttaatGTGCTTGAATTCGAACATGTTGCGTTGCACGAAAGTCTTTCGAATCTTCTGATTGGTCCATGTGATAAACATTTTATAGTAAGTATTGGCCTTCTCTGTTAGACCCAGCGCAAAATAAATTGGATATTTTAGATTCATTCGTTCCCAGTATGTCTCTAAGAGAATACATAACTCTTGAGCTCTTCCCAAAGCAAATACGGGAATCAGAACTTTTCCACCCCTTGCGACACATTCATGAACTTTCTTCAGAAAATCTCTCTCCCTGCATCGTTTGGAATCACGGATTGTTGTGGCATATGTGCTTTCTGTTATCAGTAAGTCGGGACGACATTTATCAATCCATGCAGCACCCAAATGCCGATCGGGAGTCATATTGTAATCTCCAGTATAAACAACCGATTGCGAACCAACTTTTATCCAAAACATAGCTGCACCCAACACGTGTCCAGCATAATAGGCTTTGATTTCGAGATCATAGTCCACCATAACACTCTGATGGAGAGTGACGGCAGTCACCTTCTTCATGCAGTCCTTGATATTTTgagttgtgaagaaatttgattcGCCTTTGCGTTCCACTGCAACTTTACGCATGTCTTCGAGAAGAATTGGAGCAATAGCTTTTGTTGGATGTGTCATGTAAATCGGACCCATGTATCCGACTATTTCCGACATGTACGGCAAAGCTCCACAATGATCTAGAAGggtacaaaagaaataaaaaatattgttgtaaacttATGTTAAGGACCGAAAACTCACAAAAAGGATAAATGGTTGTCAGTTCAgcgttcaaaaatattttactatatttcacttcacttcaacACACTACGTAATATTTGAGGCAATATAAAAGAGTAATAAAGGAAAATATAACAAGCGATACACTTAAAAATATCATgcataaatataatattgaaaaacactCGGGTAAGGGTGAATCGAAAGTTGAATAGGGTAGGGAAATTAaggttaattaattttactaaaagCTAACTTAAAGTCTATTTTTGTATTCACGAAAGTTTTAAGATTTGCAATTCTACAGTAgaaagatatttaatttattttaagaaatcaaatccTTAAGCAGAAATGTTTCTTCTTTAGGCTTAAGCTTATATTgttaatatattaatattttaaattctttacaaatttCTTCCTGACGGGACCTGTGATAAGgccaaataaaatgtaatactattttttaaagttcatattCCTAGTATTCTGGAATATGACTTCATTTTGCTTTGATGTAAGAACTAGACTTAAGTATTTTATTCATATTGTAGTTACTTATAAAGGACcttttcttaaagtttatttaatattacCGTAATAAATTATGTTAAGCAATTTGACACCCGTTTTTAAGGGTATGGAATatcgtttattttgtatctttgacCATAAGACGTTCCAGTTCTAATGTCCTTGATCTTTCTCTTTAATTCGCCTTTAATGTAGATTTTAagttatgttaaaaacaaagatttatttTAGGAGAGTATTTATATTCAGTTAATGTTTTACGTGAACTTTCATGTTGGTATGTGTTCTTTGGCATCATTGAAACctctgtttttcatttttatactagtttaatatttaaaatcacaaCACGATTAAAATAACCTTTTTTCTAAATAGGAACTAGCTGTTTTATCAAAACGCGGCTATGTTTCGCTTTTATTTGTTGGGTAttaagaccctctaaactgcatcaactatagaggcatcagtatTCAATACCAAACTCGTCCAAACACTGCTCCATAAAGCTTACACATAACAGAACCTTACGATGCCAAACAAAGGCCATAGACAAGGTGGTGCGCTGCCATGCGATTTTtgtaacatcgtccttgaaataATAGTACAAAGCTCCAACGTCACCACTAGAAAaactatctttaaaaagtctgtccaattactagcgtATTctcatgacattgacataatcggtagaactcagcatgatgtcaatggggctttgtgaggcagaggcggcaaaaatgggtttaacgttaatgagggcaaataaagtcatcaagaaaggacctacaacaccgacgtcttggtcaaaacgtcaccatcgacagacgtaactttgaggtagtcaaggacttcgtctactttaaacacagaaaacaacaccagcactgaaataaaaaaaagaataactcttgctaaccgctgtttctttggactaagaaagcaattgagtagcaaaacCCCTTTTTCGAGCgcccaaagtgtcgctatataagacccttatcatcttcgtcctgctatacgatgcagatgaaagcacctttcGTCGTTGCGAGAGAAAAGTCCTTCGCGTGAGCTACGGTCCCGTTTGCATAGAGagggaatggaggagaagatggaacgacgagctgtacggactgtgcagcgacgtagacttaaccagaagggtaaaaggccaacgactaaaatggctgggtcaagtaaagcgtatggaaaccaatgcaccggcccggaaagtcttcgaatctacaccaACAAAACAGCGCATTAGAGGAAGCCCGCGGATCAGGCCTCAcagggtgaggccctagttcacacaggactgtagcgccaccttaagtaagtaagtaaataatttcaatttatatccaattggtttttaataaaatgaagaaaattatatttttttcttctaatctAAAATACTGAAGGAATTTTCATACCATTTTCCAgctataaatacataaaaaaaggattggtgggttatttattttatatacagtATCGGACGAAACCTTTTCAACTAGAAGTTAAACATGACAGTTTCTttcaatatagaaaatatttattcaaaaacttaaatgaataTTGATTCATAACAAAAGCTgtgcattttaaataaaaaataaagatatactattttcaacattatattAAACTTTAACCCTTATTTTGAATGACTGATTtgcatctcttttttttttataataaacacacaatcaaggggatattactacccttattatgaagagccacagtgtgagcactaggaagaggagagagggtttaaaaggagatgtcggtgcacattggttttgaattcctgaatattgcaatgactaggaaagacagaatgtggtaaggcattccatttcgcgtagtacggctaaagaacgaatctcagtatttgacagtacggccgaagttgggctcgagggtatactgatgaacattcctagaagcgcgagtattacggttgaactgtttaaggggaggaatgcagctggctatttcacaacagcataagccgttaaaataacggtaaaaaagggtcagacaagagaccttacgacgatgttcaagcgaagtaaatgaacttatgatgatattatcatctatcaatttaaatgctctacgttccatactatccaagaggcttaagtaagttccaggagcaccagcccagagatgggaattatactcaagctttggacgtatgtacataagtcttgtagataacagccagatcagaaggtttgaaatatttcttgcttcgcctaaggaaacccaaacaccttgcggcatttttggcgacatcgcgtatgtgatcaatTCACTCGGtatggttggtgacacacataccgagaatatcgaggtgttcagtctcattgatgcaagtgccatctaaaGAAAagggcaaggggggtatatctcgctttaacgatacaagacagcattgggttttcgaagcattaaattccacgcgtttttttaatccccatt
It encodes:
- the LOC129943486 gene encoding integrator complex subunit 11 isoform X4; the protein is MPDIKLTPLGAGQDVGRSCLLLSMGGKNIMLDCGMHMGFNDERRFPDFSYIVPEGPITSHIDCVIISHFHLDHCGALPYMSEIVGYMGPIYMTHPTKAIAPILLEDMRKVAVERKGESNFFTTQNIKDCMKKVTAVTLHQSVMVDYDLEIKAYYAGHVLGAAMFWIKVGSQSVVYTGDYNMTPDRHLGAAWIDKCRPDLLITESTYATTIRDSKRCRERDFLKKVHECVARGGKVLIPVFALGRAQELCILLETYWERMNLKYPIYFALGLTEKANTYYKMFITWTNQKIRKTFVQRNMFEFKHIKAFDKGYIDNPGAMVVFATPGMLHAGLSLQIFKKWAPNENNMVIMPGYCVQGTVGHKVLAGAKKIEFENRQMVDVKMSVEYMSFSAHADAKGIMQLIQNCEPKNVLLVHGEADRMKFLLEKIKEEFKIDCFMPANGETCIINTPVKIPVDASLSLLKAETKMYNAQPPDPKRRRLVHGVLVMKENKILLMNLTEGLKEQSISRHVMKFTSKVKLDDAGPKLRTAEKLFSTLQEKLTDWTVTFQENCIITVESVEVQVDENETDQSQKIVSVSWTNQDEDLGSYILQLLQNIE